The sequence GACGCTCGAACAACACCTCCGTCTGCCGAAGCTCTTGTTCCAAATGGACCGTCGCGAGGAAGCCGGCGCGCACAAACAGGCCGCCCTGGCCGACGCGCTCGCCTACGTTGCCGACGCATACGGACGGTTTCTCGACTCGCACCGAAAGGACTACCGGCACCGCCTCGAACGGCTCTCTTCCCTCGCGGTACAGTCCCGGGCCGATCAGGTGACGCGGCGGCTCGACGATCCGCCCGACGTATCCGCCGTTACGAGTGCCCTGGAGTCCGCCGTCGATGCGTTCACCCCGGACAACGGGTCACGCATCATCCAAAAAGCCAACCACGAACTGGCGCCTCTTCTCGACACCGAGTCGCTTCCGACGGCCGGATGACGGCAACGCGCAGGCGTTTACGAAATGCGCTACAGACCGGATCTTCGCGCCGTCAAAGCAGCGCTCGGCCAACGAGCCACGCCCCCCAGCCGATGAAGCCAACCCCCGCAAGTCGTCCGAACCGGTCGCCGCCGGGAGCGATCTTCTCGATCAGGCACAGAGCGGTGAGCGCAGCCATCCAGAGCAGGTTCATCACACCGAGCACGAACATGAGCGCCATCGTTGCCCAGCAGCAGCCGGCGCAATTCAAACCGTGGCGCCATCCCATGACGAGCGCCCCGCAATGGCCTGGTCGCCACTCGGCCATGATAAAGCCCATCGGCGAGCGGCAGCCGGTCATGCAGGCGTCCTTGAGCGGCGTAAACTGATACAGGCCAGCCATGACGAGGAGTCCGCCCGCGAAGTATGGATTCGCGCTGGCCCCCATCGGCGTAAGCAGCGCCACTGCGTGGAGGCCGCCCTGCAGAAGAGCGGCCCCGGCGCTGTAGCCGACCCAGACGAGGACGTAGCCGAGCACGAAGAGCGCCGTGCCCCACATCTCATGCCCGTCCGTTCGTCGACGACTGATTCCGTAGAATGTCAGCACCATCGGCGAGGCCGAAGGCAGCATCATGCCCATCATCATGACCGACCACATCCCGAAGGCGACGCCGAACGCCTCCGCGTTCCACGCCTGCCGGGGCGAGGTCGACGACGCCATGCTCATGTGGCTCGCCATTTCTGCCATGTACGCCCACGCGAGGATAGCAAGAACAAAGAGCCCAGCCAGAATGAGCAGGCGGTCCCTTTGAAAAACGGAGGTCTGTGTCAACGGTGGAGACATAGAGATCTGGGTTCGCGGAGGAGAACGGAGGACCGAGGTCTGTGGGAGCGAGCTTGCTACCGCGTCCTACCCCTCCTCGACTCGTTCCACGCGGATCGGAATACGAAAAGGGCGATGTCGGGCCTTCCATCCTCCACGTCGCATGAAGTTGGGCGAGCGTGAAGGTGTGCGCGTCTTGTTTTGAATGCTATCGCCGTATGGTCGCCTTTCCACTGAATATTGCGCGGATCGGACCGGGGCATCCCCTCATGGGTGCTGATTCGAGACGACGGACGCGACCAGAAGAACAGGTGGGCGCAACGCACCGAACTCGATGAGGAAACGGAGATACTTCGCCCTGAACTAGACAGCGTGGGCCGCCGGGAGCTGCCCGCCCGT comes from Longibacter salinarum and encodes:
- a CDS encoding DUF2182 domain-containing protein — its product is MSPPLTQTSVFQRDRLLILAGLFVLAILAWAYMAEMASHMSMASSTSPRQAWNAEAFGVAFGMWSVMMMGMMLPSASPMVLTFYGISRRRTDGHEMWGTALFVLGYVLVWVGYSAGAALLQGGLHAVALLTPMGASANPYFAGGLLVMAGLYQFTPLKDACMTGCRSPMGFIMAEWRPGHCGALVMGWRHGLNCAGCCWATMALMFVLGVMNLLWMAALTALCLIEKIAPGGDRFGRLAGVGFIGWGAWLVGRALL